A window of the Harpia harpyja isolate bHarHar1 chromosome 25, bHarHar1 primary haplotype, whole genome shotgun sequence genome harbors these coding sequences:
- the LOC128135893 gene encoding HLA class II histocompatibility antigen, DR alpha chain-like yields the protein MAGGWGVPLALLAVLTLQGAGAVKVRHVLIQAEFYQRAETLQQEGGEFMFDFDGDEIFHVDLQKTETVWRLPEFGNFATFEAQGALQNMAVSKQNLEIMIQRSNRSQATIVPPEVTVFSEDPVELGDPNILICYVDKFWPSVITITWLRNGQVVTDGVLETVFYPREDHSFRKFSYLPFIPTRGDYYDCRVEHWGLPTALLKHWEPQVPLPASESTETLVCALGLAVGIVGIIAGTILIIKAMKMNSARNQRGVL from the exons ATGGCCGGAGGTTGGGGTGTCCCGCTGGCGCTGCTGGCAGTGCTGACCCTGCAGGGCGCGGGGGCCGTGAAAG TGCGGCATGTGTTGATCCAGGCCGAATTCTACCAGCGGGCTGAGACGCTGCAGCAGGAGGGCGGCGAGTTCATGTTTGATTTCGATGGGGACGAGATCTTCCACGTGGACCTGCAGAAGACAGAGACCGTCTGGCGCCTGCCCGAGTTCGGGAACTTCGCCACCTTCGAGGCGCAGGGAGCTCTGCAGAACATGGCAGTATCAAAACAGAACTTGGAGATCATGATTCAAAGGTCCAACCGCTCGCAGGCCACCATCG TGCCACCTGAGGTGACGGTGTTCTCCGAGGACCCCGTGGAGCTGGGGGACCCCAACATCCTGATCTGCTACGTGGACAAGTTCTGGCCATCCGTCATCACCATCACGTGGCTGAGGAACGGGCAGGTGGTGACGGACGGCGTCCTCGAGACCGTTTTCTACCCACGGGAGGACCACAGCTTCCGCAAGTTCTCCTACCTGCCCTTCATCCCCACCCGGGGGGACTACTACGACTGCCGTGTGGAGCACTGGGGGCTGCCCACCGCCCTCCTGAAGCactggg AACCCCAGGTGCCCCTCCCCGCCTCCGAGAGCACCGAGACCCTGGTGTGCGCCCTGGGCCTGGCCGTGGGCATCGTCGGCATCATCGCGGGCACCATCCTCATCATCAAGGCCATGAAGATGAACAGCGCCCGCAACCAGCGGGGCGTCTTGTGA
- the LOC128135891 gene encoding HLA class II histocompatibility antigen, DR alpha chain-like, producing MAGGWGVPLALLAVLTLQGTGAVKVRHVLIQAEFYQRAETLQQEGGEFMFDFDGDEIFHVDLQKTETVWRLPEFGNFATFEAQGALQNMAVSKQNLEIMIQRSNRSQATIVPPEVTVFSEDPVELGDPNILICYVDKFWPSVITITWLRNGQVVTDGVLETVFYPREDHSFRKFSYLPFIPTRGDYYDCRVEHWGLPTALLKHWEPQVPLPASESTETLVCALGLAVGIVGIIAGTILIIKAMKMNSARNQRGVL from the exons ATGGCCGGAGGTTGGGGTGTCCCGCTGGCGCTGCTGGCAGTGCTGACCCTGCAGGGCACGGGGGCCGTGAAAG TGCGGCATGTGTTGATCCAGGCCGAATTCTACCAGCGGGCTGAGACGCTGCAGCAGGAGGGCGGCGAGTTCATGTTTGATTTCGATGGGGACGAGATCTTCCACGTGGACCTGCAGAAGACAGAGACCGTCTGGCGCCTGCCCGAGTTCGGGAACTTCGCCACCTTCGAGGCGCAGGGAGCTCTGCAGAACATGGCAGTATCAAAACAGAACTTGGAGATCATGATTCAAAGGTCCAACCGCTCGCAGGCCACCATCG TGCCACCTGAGGTGACGGTGTTCTCCGAGGACCCCGTGGAGCTGGGGGACCCCAACATCCTGATCTGCTACGTGGACAAGTTCTGGCCATCCGTCATCACCATCACGTGGCTGAGGAACGGGCAGGTGGTGACGGACGGCGTCCTCGAGACCGTTTTCTACCCACGGGAGGACCACAGCTTCCGCAAGTTCTCCTACCTGCCCTTCATCCCCACCCGGGGGGACTACTACGACTGCCGCGTGGAGCACTGGGGGCTGCCCACCGCCCTCCTGAAGCactggg AACCCCAGGTGCCCCTCCCCGCCTCCGAGAGCACCGAGACCCTGGTGTGCGCCCTGGGCCTGGCCGTGGGCATCGTCGGCATCATCGCGGGCACCATCCTCATCATCAAGGCCATGAAGATGAACAGCGCCCGCAACCAGCGGGGCGTCTTGTGA
- the LOC128135888 gene encoding class II histocompatibility antigen, B-L beta chain-like: METGRVRGAGAVLVALVVLGAHPAGGQETSGFFQVMGKGECHYLNGNKNVRYLRKDIYNREQNVHFDSDVGHFVADTPLGEPDAKYWNSQPDILENTRAIVDTSCRQNYEVLTPFIVERRVEPKVRVSPMQSSSLPQTNRLVCYVTGFYPAEIEVKWFKNGQEETEHVVSTDMIQNGDWTYQVLVMLETTPQRGDTYVCQVEHVSLQHPVTQQWEVQSDAARSKMLTGVGGFVLGLIFLALGLFLYMRKKGTSFPRLQSS, from the exons ATGGAGACCGGTCGTGTCCGGGGAGCTGGGGCCGTGCTGGTGGCGCTGGTGGTGCTGGGAGCCCACCCGGCTGGTGGCCAGGAGACCTCAG GGTTTTTCCAGGTGATGGGTAAGGGTGAGTGTCACTACCTCAATGGCAACAAGAATGTGAGGTATTTGCGCAAGGACATCTACAACCGGGAGCAGAATGTGCACTTTGACAGTGATGTGGGTCACTTTGTGGCCGACACCCCCCTGGGTGAGCCTGATGCCAAGTACTGGAACAGCCAGCCGGACATACTGGAGAACACACGGGCTATCGTGGACACATCCTGCCGACAGAACTATGAGGTGTTGACCCCTTTCATtgtggagaggagag TGGAGCCCAAGGTGAGGGTCTCCCCCATGCAGTCGAGCTCCCTGCCCCAGACCAACCGGCTGGTTTGCTACGTGACGGGGTTTTACCCCGCGGAGATTGAGGTGAAGTGGTTCAAGAACGGGCAGGAGGAGACGGAGCACGTGGTGTCCACGGACATGATCCAGAACGGAGACTGGACCTACCAGGTGCTGGTGATGCTGGAAACCACCCCGCAGCGCGGGGACACCTACGTGTGCCAGGTGGAGCACGTCAGCCTGCAGCACCCCGTCACCCAGCAGTGGG AGGTGCAGTCGGACGCCGCCAGGAGCAAGATGCTCACGGGGGTGGGGGGCTTCGTGCTGGGGCTCATCTTCCTGGCACTGGGGCTCTTCCTCTACATGCGCAAGAAG GGCACCTcgttccccaggctgcag agctcCTGA